The following are encoded together in the Citrus sinensis cultivar Valencia sweet orange chromosome 1, DVS_A1.0, whole genome shotgun sequence genome:
- the LOC102617029 gene encoding probable enoyl-CoA hydratase 1, peroxisomal gives MGQTKSENLILVTRDPMGIAYVTINRPKSLNSLTRSMMADMAQAFKSLDKDESVLVIILSGSGRAFCSGVDLTSAEDVFKGDVKDVETDTVAQMERCRKPIIGAISGFAVTAGFEIALACDVLVAAKGAKFIDTHARFGIFPSWGLSQKLSRIIGPNRAREVSMAATPITAEQGERWGLVNHVVEEGELLKKAHAVAEAMIKNNQDLVLRYKAVINDGLKLDLGHALALEKERAHDYYNGMTKEQFKKMQEFIAARSSKKPSSKL, from the exons ATGGGCCAAACTAAATCCGAAAATCTAATCCTCGTGACCCGAGACCCTATGGGGATCGCTTACGTCACGATCAATCGTCCGAAATCGCTAAACTCGTTGACCAGGTCAATGATGGCGGACATGGCGCAGGCGTTCAAGTCGTTGGACAAGGACGAATCCGTCCTGGTTATCATCTTGTCAGGGTCGGGTCGTGCGTTCTGCTCCGGCGTGGATTTGACGTCAGCAGAGGACGTGTTTAAAGGAGACGTTAAGGATGTTGAGACTGACACGGTGGCACAAATGGAGCGGTGCCGGAAACCGATCATCGGGGCCATTTCCGGTTTCGCTGTAACGGCCGGGTTCGAAATCGCGTTGGCTTGTGACGTTTTGGTTGCCGCTAAAGGCGCAAAATTTATTGACACCCATGCTCG ATTTGGGATATTTCCTTCATGGGGTCTGTCTCAGAAGCTTTCGCGCATTATTGGACCAAATAGAGCTCGTGAAGTATCCATGGCAGCTACCCCTATAACTGCTGAGCAAGGTGAGAGGTGGGGCCTGGTGAACCATGTTGTTGAAGAAGGTGAATTGTTGAAGAAAGCGCACGCAGTTGCTGAAGCAATGATAAAGAACAATCAAGACTTGGTGTTGAGGTATAAGGCAGTCATCAATGATGGTCTGAAGCTGGACTTGGGTCATGCTCTTGCGCTTGAAAAG gAGCGGGCTCATGACTACTACAATGGAATGACGAAGGAGCAGTTTAAGAAAATGCAGGAGTTTATAGCTGCTCGGAGTTCAAAGAAACCCTCTTCCAAGTTGtaa